ACGGTCAGGGCGTCGGACTCCCGGACGAGGGCGTCGAGCTCGGGCCGCAGGTGCCGCACCAGGACCAGGTCGAGCTCGCCCCGGAGGGCGACGACGGTGTGACCGCCGGTCGAGCCGACGACGAGGTACGGGTCATGACGGGGGATCAGCTGCATCGGACGCTCCACAGGGTGGCTCCATGTGTCACGTCGAGCGTGGCCGCCCCGCTGCGGGGAGGGACGTTTCACCTCGGCCGCTGTCACCTGAATCGGTGAACATCCGGACCTCTTTCCCTCGTTCGGGCAAGCGCGGGCCGAACGTGTGCGCGGAGCGCCGCCAGCGGGATGCGGCGGAACTCCACGGTCTCGTACGGGCTCCTCGTCCCGGTCTCGTGGAGGAGGCCGACCGTCGCCGCGTCCAGCGGCACCAGGTCCGAGTAGGCCGCCTTCCGCCGGTCCACCGTCAGGGCCTTCGTGAAGGTCCGCCCGCCGTCCGTACTGGTCCAGACCGCCGGCTCCGCGCGGGCGTCCGGCACCGAGGGGGCCGAGAACAGCAGGATCCCGTCACGGCCGCCCACGTACAGCAGGCTGCCCTGCACGACGGGGACGCGGTCCAGGGCGTGCTGGGGCGCGAAGGGGCGGTCGAGGCTCGTGCCGCCGTCGCGCGAGGAGGCGTCCGCGCGGTTGCCGGGGCTCGTCCCCAGCTGGTCGCGGGAGCTGAAGTACAGGCTTCCGTCGGGGAGTTGGGCCACGGCCGTCTCATTGGCGTTGACGAACCCGTCGTAGGCGTCGTCCACCAGGCCGAGGCGCCAGGACCGGCCGCCGTCGTCGCTGTAGAGCACGTGCGCCCCGTAGTGGCGGGGCTCCTCGCCGGTGTCCGTGGATCCCTCGGGCGGCGCCGCCGAGTGGTCGGCGGGCACGACGAGCCGGCCGGCGTGCGGGCCCCGCGTCAGGGCGAGGGCGTGGCCGGGCCCGGTGGCGTACCAGCGCCATCCGGGCTTCTTCACGCGCGCGGTGATCTCGCGCGGAGCGGAGAACGTCCGCCCGTCGTCGGAGCTGCGCTGGACGAAGACCCGGCGGCCTCGTGCGGCGGAGACCTCACCGCGCAGGATCCGCCGCTCGGTCGCCTCCGCGCCGTTGTACGAGCTGAGCAGCACCACGTCGCCCGAGCGCGGGTCGACGACCGGTGCGGGGTTGCCGCGCGTGTCGCCGTCCCCGGCGGCGACGACGAGCGTCGGCCCCCAGGTGCAGCCGCCGTCCTCCGACCGCCGCGCCACGATGTCGATGTCGCCACTGTCCCCCGCCCCGCCCCTGCGGCCCTCGGCGAAGGCGAGCACGGTCCCGGCGCGGGTCCGCACGGCGGCCGGGATGCGGTAGCTCGCGTAGCCGCCGACGCCGGCGGCGTACGGGACGGACACCTCGCACCCGGCCGGGCCCTCCGGCGGCCCCGGCTCCCCGGCGGACCCCGCCGCGGCCCCCGCCGCGACCCCCGGCGGGCCCGGCTCCACCGGCTCCACGGCGGCGAGTTCGACGACGGTCAGTCCGGCGAGGGCCGGCACCAGGAGCGACAGGACGACCAGCCGGACGCTCCTCACGGTCACGCGCCTCACAGGCCCCCCTGGCGCCGCATCACGGTCACGCGTCCCACCGTCCCTCCCCGGCGGCGCGACGAGCCGTACTCCGGGACGACACGAGGGGCCGTCCGCGTGAATTCACGCGGACGGCCCCTCTTCCGAGCCCCGGCGGGAGGCTCAGCCCGCGAACCGGGCCATCCACTCCTCGACCTCGGTCGAGGAGCGCGGCAGACCGGCCGACAGGTTCTCGTGGCCCTCGTCGGTGACGACGAGGTCGTCCTCGATGCGGACGCCGATGCCGCGCCACTCCTCGGGCACGGTCAGGTCGTCCGGCTGGAAGTACAGGCCGGGCTCGACGGTGAGCACCATGCCCGGTTCGAGGACGCCGTCGACGTACTCCTCCGTGCGGGCCTGCGCGCAGTCGTGGACGTCCAGGCCCAGCATGTGGCCGGTGCCGGCCATGGTGAAGCGGCGCTGGAGGCCGAGCTCGTAGGCGCGGTCGACGGGCCCCTCGATGAAGCCCCACTCGACGAGGCGCGCCGTCAGGTGGCGCTGGGAGGCCTCGTGGAAGTCGCGGTACGGGGCGCCGGGCTTCACCGCGGCCATGCCGGCTTCCTGGGCCTCGTACACCGCGTCGTACACCTGGCGCTGGACGGGGGTGAAGGTGCCGCTGATGGGGAGGGTGCGGGTGACGTCGGCGGTGTAGAGGGAGTGCGTCTCCACGCCCGCGTCGAGGAGGAGCAGCTCGCCGGGGACGACCGGGCCGTCGTTCTGCGTCCAGTGCATGATCGTGGCGTGGTCGCCGGCGGCGCAGATCGAGCCGTAGCCGACGTGGTTGCCCTCCAGGCGGGCCCGGCGGAAGAAGGTGCCCTCGATCCACCGCTCGGAGGAGGCGATCGCCCGGGAGAGTTCGGCGACGCAGTCGGTGAAGCCGCGCACGGTGGAGTCCACGGCCTTGCGCATCTCGCCGAGCTCCCACGCGTCCTTGACGAGGCGGAGGTCGCTGAGCGCGCCCTCCAGCTCGGCGTCGCGCTCCTCGTCGGTGGTGACGGCGGCTTCGAGGGCCGGGTCGATGCCGCGGACGATGCGGGTCGGCAGGTCGGAGCCGGCGGCGAGGTCCTCGGTGATGGTGCGGACGTCGCGGCAGGGCAGGCCGAGGACGGTCGCGGACTCGGCGAGGGAGCGGCGGCGTCCCATCCACAGCTCGGCGGTGTAGCCGATCCAGAACTCGTCGTTGTCGCGGCTGTCGCGGGGCAGCTGGTAGCAGTAGGCGTCGTGGCCGCCGTCGGCGCGGGGTTCGAGGACGAGCGCGCCGTCGCGGGCCTGGTCGCCGGTCATGTGCACATAGCCGGAGTACGGGCGGAACGGGTAGTTGTCGTCGTTGGAGCGGTACTTGAGGTTGCCCGAGGGGACGATCAGGCGCTCGCCGGGGAAGAGAGCGGAGAGCGCGGCGCGGCGCTCGGCCGCGTAGGGGGCCTGCTCGGCCGGTTCGAGGTCGTGCCGCTCGGTGTCCGCCCAGCCCGTCCTCATCAGAGCGGAGAGCTCCTCGGAGACGCCGTTGTAGAGGCCGTTCTTGCGAGCGTTCGCCACGTCCTGCACCTTCTTCCGGGTACGTTCTCGGCCGCCGGTCGTCGGCGGGCACCCGGACGGTACTGCGCCGCGGGCCCGCCGGGTGCCCGGATCGGCCAGTGGCACAGATCGGCCACACCCCGGGCGGCGGGGGCGGTCGGGGCGGGCCGATAATGCGGTCCATGGCGAACGCGAAGCTCAGTGAGGCGCTCCGGCTCCTGGGGATCGGCGAGGAGGCCCGCCGGGTCTACGTCCGGCTCCTGGACCTCGGTCCCGCGCCGCTCGACGCCGTCGGTTCCGCGGCCGGGCTCGACGGCGCGGAGCTTGCGGCGGCGTACGGGGAGCTGGTCGACGCGGGCCTGGCGAGTCCGGCGGCGCAGGGCCCCGACCTGGTGGCCCCGGTGCCCCCGGCCGCGGGCCTGGAGATCCTGGGACGGCACCGGGCGGCCGAGCTCGACGAGTCGCGGCTCACCGTCGGGGGCGCCTTCGAGTCGTTCCGGCGGCAGCGGCTCGCCGCGTACAACGACGATCTCGTGGAGGTCGTCACCGGCGACGCGATCGGTCCCCGGAGCCGGCAGGCCTGGGCCAGTGCCCGCGAGCAGATCCGGCAGTTCGACACGCCCCCGTACACGCCCATCCCGGGCTCGACCGACGACGCGCTCGCGACGCTGGCCCGGGGGGTGACGCAGCGGGTCATCTACTCCCAGGCGTCGCTCGAGCACCCGGACAAGATGCGGACGGTCATCGAGCCGTGCATCGAGGCGGGCGAGCAGGCGAGGGTGCTGCCGTCGCTCCCGGTGAAGCTCATGATCATCGACGAGGCGTACGCGCTGGTGTCGCTGTCGATCAGGGAGGCCGACGTGCACAACACGATGCTGGTCGTGCAGCCGTGCGGGCTCCTGTCCGCCCTGGTGGCCCTGTTCGAGCAGACCTGGCAGAGCGCCCTGCCGTTCCACGGCCGCACGGCCCGTCCGGCGGGCGTGCTGCCCGCCGGACTGCTGCCCGCCGACCGCCGGCTGCTCTGGCTGCTCGCGGGCGGGGCGAGCGACGACGTCATCGCCCGGGAGATCGGGGTCAGCCGTCGCACGCTCTTCCGCCGGATCCAGGTCCTCATGGCCCGGCTCGGCGCCACGAGCCGCTTCCAGATGGCGCTGCAGGCGCAGCGCCAGGGCTGGCTGTAGGCACGGGCCGGGTCAGGCGCGTCAGGTCAGGTGCCGCCTGAGGAAGGTGTGCACGAGGGCGCTGTTGTGGGCGGCCTGTTCGTTGTCCCCGGCGCCCGCGTGGCCGCCGCCGGTGTTCTCGTGGAACAGGACGGGGTGGCCGAGCTCCCGCAGCCGGGCCGCCGTCTTGCGGGCGTGGCCGGGGTGGACGCGGTCGTCGCGGGTGGAGGTCATCAGGAGCACCGGCGGATAGGTCCGGTCGGCCTCGATCCGGTGGTACGGGGAGAGTTCCCGCAGGTGGGCGAGGTCGGCCGGGTCGTCCGGGTCGCCGTACTCGGCGATCCAGGACGCGCCCGCGAGGAGCTTGTGGAAGCGGGTCATGTCGAGCAGCGGGACCTGCGCGACGATCGCGCCGAACAGCTCCGGGTGGCGGGTGAGCATCGCGCCCATGAGCAGGCCGCCGTTGCTGCCGCCGGAGGCGCCGAGCCGGTCCGGGGTGGTGATGCCCCGGGCGACGAGGTCCTTCGCGACGGCCGCGAAGTCCTCGAAGGCCCGCGGGCGTTCGGCGCGCAGCGCGGCCTGGTGCCAGTCCGGCCCGTACTCGCCGCCGCCCCGGATGTTCGCGATGACGTACGTGCCGCCGCCCTCCAGCCACGCCCGGCCGGTGACGGCGCCGTAGTACGGGGTGAGGGAGACCTCGAAGCCGCCGTAGCCGTAGAGCAGGGTGGGGCCGGGACCGGCGGCGACGTGGTCGGGGCCGATGACGAAGTACGGCACGCGGGTGCCGTCGGCGGAGGTCGCGAAGTACTGCTCGACGGTGAGTCCGGCGGTGTCGAAGCGGTCCGGGGCCTGCTTGAGGACCTCCGTGTCTCCGCCGATGTGCCCGCGGTGGAGGCTGGAGGGCTGGAGGAAGCCCGAGACGTCGAGGAAGTACTCGTCGGAGACGTCCGGGTCCGTGTCCACGACGCTCACGGCGGACAGCGCCGGGACGCCGACGAGCGGGGTGCGCGTCCAGCCGGTGCCGTCGCGGCCCGGGGTGAGGACCTCGAGGTGGGTGCTGACGTCCCGCATCGTCTCCAGGATCAGATGGTGGCGGGTCCAGGAGTGCCCGGCGAGGGCCGTCCGCGCGTCCGGGGCGAACAGCACCTCGGGGGTCCGGTCGCCCGCGAGGAAGGCGTCGAAGTCGAACGCGAGGAGGGAGCCGGTGGGCTGCCCGAGCCACTCGGACTTCAGGGTGACGAGCAGGTGCCGGCGGTGGGCGTGGACGACGGCGTCGTCGGGGACGTCGATGCGTACGGTGGTGCCGTCGGGCTCCAGGAGGTACGTCTCGCTGCGGAAGAAGTCGAGCGAGCGGCCGACGAAGTCCCGCTCGAAGCCGGGCGTGTCGTCGCGGTACCCCCAGGCCGAGACGTCCGTGTCCGCGGCCTCGTAGACGAGCTCGGACTCCTCGATCGGCGTGCCGCGCCGCCAGCGGCGGACCGTGCGCGGATAGCCGGAGTCGGTCAGCGAGCCCGGTCCGGTGTCCGTGCCGACGAGGACGGTGTCGGCGTCGATCCAGCCGATCCGCGTCTTCGCCTCCGGCACCTCGAAGCCGTCCTCGACGAACTCCCGCGTGGCGAGGTCGAATTCGCGGACCACGACGGCGTCCCCGCCGTCCCGGGACAGGCGCACCAGGGCCCGGTCGTAGGCGGGACGGCGCACCCGCGCCCCGTCCCACACCCACTTCTCGCCCTCCGCGGCGGCCAGCGCGTCGACGTCGAGGAGGACCTCCCACTCGGGCGCGTCCTTGCGGTACTGCTCCAGGGTCGTGCGCCGCCACACCCCGCGCACGTGCTCGGCGTCGCGCCAGAAGTTGTAGAGGTACGCGCCGCGACGCGCGGTGTACGGGATGCGGTCCGAGGCGTCGAGCACCTCCCTCACGCGCGCCTTCAGCGGGGCGAACCCGGCGTCGGCGGCCAGCACGTCCGCCGTCTCGGCGTTCCGCTCGGCCACCCACGCGAGGGCGGCCTCGCCGGAGATGTCTTCCAGCCACAGGTACGGGTCGTCTTCGCTCACCCCCGTATTGTGCGGGACCCGGGTCAGCTCCCGCTCTCGCGGTGGAGCCGTACCGCGAGGTGGTGCTGGAGCGGGCGGCCGACGGCGGCGAGGTCGTGGACGAAGTCGAGGGTGTCCTCGCCGGTGAGGGTGTAGCGGCGGCGGGTGGCGTCGACCTGCTTGGCGGTGGGGGCGAGCGCGACCTCGTGGGTGGTGAGGTCGACGGTGGTGCCGTCCGCGCGGCCGACGGCGATCTCCGCGATGCCGGTGGGCTGGGTGATCAGCGCCTCGACCCCGCCTTCGGGCTGCAGCCGCCACCAGCCGCTCTCCCGGGCCGAGGGCCGCAGCGGGGTGCCGGTCTCGTCGATCAGCCAGGCCCGTGCCTCGTAGTGCAGGAAGGGGCGCCCGTCGTGGCTGAAGGTGACCTCCTGCTCGTACGCGAACTCCTCGGCGAGCGAGGGATAGCCGCCCCGGCCGCGCCCGACCCAGGTCCCGAGCAGCCCGGTCACCGGGGCGAGCAGCGCGTGCGGCGCGGGCGCCTCGTCCGCCCGGAACGCGTCGGGGTACGGGTGCTGCCGGTCGCGGTCGTTCATGGGGTGTGCTCCTGGGTCGGGACCTGTGCCGTACGGCAGCTTAGGCCGCGGGGTCCGGCGCGCCCCGCAGGGAGAGCCGAAGGACCGTGGTGGCGACGGCCCCGGCCACGAGGCCGCAGGTCAGGGCGGCCGGGATGCCGTTGCCGATGCCGGCGGTGGAGTAGAGGAGGTCCTGCTGGGGGCCCGCCTGGACGACCGCGATCCGGAGGAGCTGGGCCGCGAGCAGCCCGAGGACGGTGACGCAGACCGCGCCCACCGCCATGGCCGGGAGCGTGACCCGGGTGAGGAGCCCGGGGAGCCGGCTCAGGGCCCACCAGACGACGGCGAGGAGGAGGACGTCGGAGGCGCGGTAGAGGAGCCAGTCGCCGAGCGGGCCGCCCGCCGGGCCGTCCCAGGCGCCGAGCAGCAGCCACTGGCGCAGCAGGTCGCCGGGCTCGGAGAGGAGTCCGCCGTCCGGGGAGAACTCCTGGAGGGCGGCGGCGACCCGCTGGTACGAGAGGACGACCACGGACAGGGCGATCACGGCGGTCCCGGCGGTGGCGGCCAGGCGCGCGGCGCGGACCGGGACGTCCGTGCGGGGCAGCGGTCCCGCGCCCCCGGCGGTGATCCGCGCGACGAGGACGGTCGCTCCCGCCGCGACGAGCGAGACGGCCACGGGGAGCTGCCGTCCGCCGGCGATCACGTTCGCCAGCTGGGGCAGGAGGCGGTAACTGCCGTGTCCCATCGAGGCGATCATCCACGGGGCGGACACGGCGAGCGCCAGGGTCCCGGCCACCGCGCCCCAGGCCCACAGCGCGAGGAACGCGGCCGTCGTCCGCCCGCGCACGGGCGGCAGCCTGCGGACCAGGAGCAGCGCACCGAGCACGAAGGCGACGAGGACGGCTCCGTACCGGATCTGGAGCCCGGTCGTGTACAGCCCGCCGTAGTGGTCGCGGTGGTCGCCGCCCGAGGTGTCCGGGACGTAGCCGGAGGCCTGCGCGCCGGAGTCGAGGAAGACCGGGGGGTCGTACGCCCAGGGGGTCAGCCAGCGCTGGAGCTCGGCGACCGCCCCGGTGCCGAGCGTCCCGCCGCTGCCGGGCAGCTGCAGCGCATCGGCGCTGGATCCCGCCCACCACAGGAGTGCGGTGAGCAGCAGCCCGCCGATCAGCGCGGGTATCGCCGCGCGCCGGTACGTCATGTCGTCTCCCCCGTCGTGAACGTGCTGTCGGTGTACCCCTGTTGGAGACTAGGGCGCGGTGATCACACGTGGGGCACGGTCGCACGTCGGTTCGGTCGGTTCGGTCGGTTCCTTCGGTCCGGCCGGTCCTTTCGGTTCGGCCGGTCCTTTCGGTTCGGTCGGTTCTTCGGTCCGGTCGGTTCCGTCAGTTCGGTCGTTTCAGCAGGCGCGGGCCGCGCGTCCAGGGGCCGAGACGCCGTTGACCCGGCGCGTGGCGACCGCTACGTTCGCGCCATGTTGCGTACAGCCCTGCTCACCACGCGCGGTCACATCGACCTGCTGCGGGTGGCCTCCGCCGCGTGTCGCCGCGGCTGCTGACGCCCTTTCCCCTTCACCGCGCCTCTTCTGAGGCTCTGCTCGCCGTGCGCGCGTGTTCACCCCGCGCCCACGGCCGCTGACGCGTACCTTCGCCTCCCTCTCCCCCGGAGTCCGTCATGACGGTCGACCATGCCCCGCCCTCGTCCCCGCCCGACATATCGCCTTTGCCGGATGTCGAGTCCCTGACTCCCGCCCGGGGGCCCGGCCGCGGCCCGTCCGTTCCGCGCTGGCTGCGCCGGACCGTGGGCCCGGTGCTGCTGCTCGTCCTCTGGCAGGCGAGCAGTGCGGCGGGGGTGCTTCCGGCGGACGTGCTCGCCTCGCCGGGGACCATCGCCCGGGCCGCCGGCGAGCTGGTCGGGGACGGGACGCTGCCGACCGCGATGGGCGTCTCGCTGCGCCGGGTCGCCGTGGGGCTGCTCCTCGGCGGGGTGGTGGGGATCGCGCTCGCCCTGGTGTCCGGGCTCTCGCGGCTCGGGGAGGACCTCGTCGACGCTCCCGTGCAGATGCTGCGGACGGTGCCGTGGGTCGGACTCATCCCGCTGTTCATCATCTGGCTGGGGATCGGCGAGGCGCCCAAGGTGGCGCTGATCGCCCTCGGCGTCGCCTTCCACCTCTATCTGAACGTGTACGCCGGGATCCGGGGCGTCGACGCGGGGCTCGTCGAGGCGGGCGAGTCCCTGGGGCTCGGCCGGTGGGGTCTGGTCCGGCACGTCGTCCTGCCGGGGGCGCTGCCCGGGGCGATGACCGGCCTCCGCTACTCCCTGGCCACGGCCTGGCTCGCGCTCGTCTTCGGCGAGTCGATCAACGCCGACGCCGGGATCGGCTTCCTCATGAACCAGGCGCGGGAGTTCTTCCGCACGGACGTGATCGTCGTCTGCCTGGTCGTCTACGCCTTCCTCGGCCTGCTCGCCGACGCCCTCGTCCGCACTCTCGAAAGGCTCCTGCTGCAATGGCGACCGACCTTCACGGGGCAGTGACCGTCCAGGGTCTCACCCGCTCCTTCGACGGGCGTCCCGTCGTCGACGGGCTCGATCTGACCCTGCGCGCCGGGCAGTTCACGGCGCTCCTCGGGCACAGCGGCTGCGGCAAGTCGACCCTCCTGCGGATCCTCGCGGGCCTCGACCGGGAGGTCTCCGGCACGGTCCTGGTGCCGCGCCGCCGCGCGGTCGCCTTCCAGGCGCCGCGCCTCATGCCCTGGAAGAAGGTCTGGCGGAACGTGCTGCTCGGGCTGCCGGGGAAGCCGGGCCGCGCGGTGGCGGAGAAGGCGCTCGCCGAGGTGGGGCTCGGCCACCGCTCGGGAGCGTGGCCGAAGACCCTGTCGGGCGGGGAGGCCCAACGCGCGTCCCTCGCCCGGGCGTTGGTAAGGGATCCGGATCTGCTGCTGCTCGACGAGCCGTTCGGCGCGCTCGACGCGCTGACCCGGATCAAGGCCCAGCGGCTCGTGGCCGAGCTGTGGCAGCGGCGCGGCTGCACGGTGCTGCTCGTCACGCACGACGTCGACGAGGCGCTGCTGCTCGCGGACCGGGCGCTGGTGATGCGGGACGGCGTGATCGCGTACGACACCGCCGTCGACCTCGACCGGCCCCGCTCCCCCGGCGATCCCGCGCTCGCCGCGCTCCGCACCCGCCTGCTCGCCGAACTGGGCGTGGCGGATGCCGAGTTGGCAACAAGCACGACGTCCTGACCACCACACCGAACACTCTCCGAGGAGACGACCGTGAAATCCTTCCGTCTGTCCGCCGCGGCACTGCTCGTGCCGCTCGCCCTGCTCGCCTCCGCCTGCTCCGGTGCCTCCGCGGCCGGCGACACCACGAACTCCGACGGCAAGGGCTCCCTCGTCCTGAACGTCGGCGACCA
The DNA window shown above is from Streptomyces vietnamensis and carries:
- a CDS encoding sialidase family protein produces the protein MEPVEPGPPGVAAGAAAGSAGEPGPPEGPAGCEVSVPYAAGVGGYASYRIPAAVRTRAGTVLAFAEGRRGGAGDSGDIDIVARRSEDGGCTWGPTLVVAAGDGDTRGNPAPVVDPRSGDVVLLSSYNGAEATERRILRGEVSAARGRRVFVQRSSDDGRTFSAPREITARVKKPGWRWYATGPGHALALTRGPHAGRLVVPADHSAAPPEGSTDTGEEPRHYGAHVLYSDDGGRSWRLGLVDDAYDGFVNANETAVAQLPDGSLYFSSRDQLGTSPGNRADASSRDGGTSLDRPFAPQHALDRVPVVQGSLLYVGGRDGILLFSAPSVPDARAEPAVWTSTDGGRTFTKALTVDRRKAAYSDLVPLDAATVGLLHETGTRSPYETVEFRRIPLAALRAHVRPALARTRERGPDVHRFR
- a CDS encoding aminopeptidase P family protein, which translates into the protein MANARKNGLYNGVSEELSALMRTGWADTERHDLEPAEQAPYAAERRAALSALFPGERLIVPSGNLKYRSNDDNYPFRPYSGYVHMTGDQARDGALVLEPRADGGHDAYCYQLPRDSRDNDEFWIGYTAELWMGRRRSLAESATVLGLPCRDVRTITEDLAAGSDLPTRIVRGIDPALEAAVTTDEERDAELEGALSDLRLVKDAWELGEMRKAVDSTVRGFTDCVAELSRAIASSERWIEGTFFRRARLEGNHVGYGSICAAGDHATIMHWTQNDGPVVPGELLLLDAGVETHSLYTADVTRTLPISGTFTPVQRQVYDAVYEAQEAGMAAVKPGAPYRDFHEASQRHLTARLVEWGFIEGPVDRAYELGLQRRFTMAGTGHMLGLDVHDCAQARTEEYVDGVLEPGMVLTVEPGLYFQPDDLTVPEEWRGIGVRIEDDLVVTDEGHENLSAGLPRSSTEVEEWMARFAG
- a CDS encoding LuxR family transcriptional regulator; protein product: MANAKLSEALRLLGIGEEARRVYVRLLDLGPAPLDAVGSAAGLDGAELAAAYGELVDAGLASPAAQGPDLVAPVPPAAGLEILGRHRAAELDESRLTVGGAFESFRRQRLAAYNDDLVEVVTGDAIGPRSRQAWASAREQIRQFDTPPYTPIPGSTDDALATLARGVTQRVIYSQASLEHPDKMRTVIEPCIEAGEQARVLPSLPVKLMIIDEAYALVSLSIREADVHNTMLVVQPCGLLSALVALFEQTWQSALPFHGRTARPAGVLPAGLLPADRRLLWLLAGGASDDVIAREIGVSRRTLFRRIQVLMARLGATSRFQMALQAQRQGWL
- a CDS encoding prolyl oligopeptidase family serine peptidase, which gives rise to MSEDDPYLWLEDISGEAALAWVAERNAETADVLAADAGFAPLKARVREVLDASDRIPYTARRGAYLYNFWRDAEHVRGVWRRTTLEQYRKDAPEWEVLLDVDALAAAEGEKWVWDGARVRRPAYDRALVRLSRDGGDAVVVREFDLATREFVEDGFEVPEAKTRIGWIDADTVLVGTDTGPGSLTDSGYPRTVRRWRRGTPIEESELVYEAADTDVSAWGYRDDTPGFERDFVGRSLDFFRSETYLLEPDGTTVRIDVPDDAVVHAHRRHLLVTLKSEWLGQPTGSLLAFDFDAFLAGDRTPEVLFAPDARTALAGHSWTRHHLILETMRDVSTHLEVLTPGRDGTGWTRTPLVGVPALSAVSVVDTDPDVSDEYFLDVSGFLQPSSLHRGHIGGDTEVLKQAPDRFDTAGLTVEQYFATSADGTRVPYFVIGPDHVAAGPGPTLLYGYGGFEVSLTPYYGAVTGRAWLEGGGTYVIANIRGGGEYGPDWHQAALRAERPRAFEDFAAVAKDLVARGITTPDRLGASGGSNGGLLMGAMLTRHPELFGAIVAQVPLLDMTRFHKLLAGASWIAEYGDPDDPADLAHLRELSPYHRIEADRTYPPVLLMTSTRDDRVHPGHARKTAARLRELGHPVLFHENTGGGHAGAGDNEQAAHNSALVHTFLRRHLT
- a CDS encoding FABP family protein, giving the protein MNDRDRQHPYPDAFRADEAPAPHALLAPVTGLLGTWVGRGRGGYPSLAEEFAYEQEVTFSHDGRPFLHYEARAWLIDETGTPLRPSARESGWWRLQPEGGVEALITQPTGIAEIAVGRADGTTVDLTTHEVALAPTAKQVDATRRRYTLTGEDTLDFVHDLAAVGRPLQHHLAVRLHRESGS
- a CDS encoding ABC transporter permease, which encodes MTVDHAPPSSPPDISPLPDVESLTPARGPGRGPSVPRWLRRTVGPVLLLVLWQASSAAGVLPADVLASPGTIARAAGELVGDGTLPTAMGVSLRRVAVGLLLGGVVGIALALVSGLSRLGEDLVDAPVQMLRTVPWVGLIPLFIIWLGIGEAPKVALIALGVAFHLYLNVYAGIRGVDAGLVEAGESLGLGRWGLVRHVVLPGALPGAMTGLRYSLATAWLALVFGESINADAGIGFLMNQAREFFRTDVIVVCLVVYAFLGLLADALVRTLERLLLQWRPTFTGQ
- a CDS encoding ABC transporter ATP-binding protein — protein: MATDLHGAVTVQGLTRSFDGRPVVDGLDLTLRAGQFTALLGHSGCGKSTLLRILAGLDREVSGTVLVPRRRAVAFQAPRLMPWKKVWRNVLLGLPGKPGRAVAEKALAEVGLGHRSGAWPKTLSGGEAQRASLARALVRDPDLLLLDEPFGALDALTRIKAQRLVAELWQRRGCTVLLVTHDVDEALLLADRALVMRDGVIAYDTAVDLDRPRSPGDPALAALRTRLLAELGVADAELATSTTS